In a genomic window of Passer domesticus isolate bPasDom1 chromosome 3, bPasDom1.hap1, whole genome shotgun sequence:
- the GPATCH11 gene encoding G patch domain-containing protein 11: MEGDEEEDYMSDLFIKQDVRPGLPMVRRVKEAIQKEEKQKEANEKNRQKSIKEEEKERRDLVLKSALGNENKGFALLQKMGYKSGQALGKSGEGIVEPIPLNIKTGRSGLGHEELKKRKAEEKLENYRQKLHMKKQANEQAADEFRIRFKTKQEERKMEGDLRKSQRACQQLDTQKDIGVPKETWFWIKPEEEDKKDEEDKEDECTGSDLSVSEKLHILTAYLREEHFYCIWCGTTYEDSEDLSSNCPGDSAADHD; this comes from the exons ATGGAGGGAGATGAAGAGGAAGACTATATGTCTGATTTATTTATTAA GCAGGATGTCAGGCCAGGTTTGCCCATGGTGAGGCGGGTGAAGGAAGCCattcagaaggaagaaaagcaaaaagaagcCAATGAGAAGAACAGACAAAAAAGcataaaagaagaagaaaaagagagacgTGACTTGGTACTGAAAAGTGCTTTGGGCAATGAGAACAAAGGCTTTGCTTTGCTCCAGAAGATGGGCTACAAGAGCGGCCAGGCCCTTGGCAAAAGTG GAGAAGGCATTGTTGAACCTATTCCTCTGAACATAAAAACAG GCAGAAGTGGGCTTGGTCATGAGGAACTAAAAAAGcgaaaagctgaagaaaaactGGAAAACTATAGACAAAAACTCCATATGAAAAAACAAGCAAATGAACAAGCTGCAGATGAGTTCAG AATAAGattcaaaaccaaacaagaagAACGTAAGATGGAAGGGGACCTGCGAAAAAGTCAGAGGGCCTGCCAGCAATTAGACACACAGAAA GATATTGGTGTTCCCAAGGAGACTTGGTTTTGGATAAAACCTGAAGAGGAAGACAAAAAGGATGAGGAAGACAAGGAAGATGAATGCACAGGCTCAGACTTAAGT GTATCAGAAAAGCTACACATCCTGACAGCCTATTTGAGAGAGGAGCACTTCTATTGCATTTGGTGTGGAACAACCTATGAAG ACTCTGAAGATTTATCTTCAAACTGTCCTGGAGACAGTGCTGCAGATCATGACTAA